The following is a genomic window from Tripterygium wilfordii isolate XIE 37 chromosome 19, ASM1340144v1, whole genome shotgun sequence.
ATAGAGATGAGGCCAAAAGTGGGACTTCTAGATTCTAAATTTAAGTACATAACCATGAATTCGTCTCTATCTCCGGCCCCTGCAGAATATCCAGTCACTCAACCTGGAAAAATTCTGGGTTCAAGTTATGCACGATGGGCTGCATCTATCAGACCTCCAACATGCATATTCAAAATAACTATGAATGCTAGATACTGAGATTGGGAAGATACCTGTGGCACATAAGTGCAAACAACAAGTTAAAAGTGTTGACAGCAATTCCTATATTTTCACATTCGACTTTCCCATATCTTACTTCATGTTCGAATGTTCCACTTTTATGAGAATTAAGTTCTTTCAGTAATAGAAAAATTCTCCAAGGAAGCCCTATGTTTTGGTTGTTAAACAAACACACAATCATTTCGTTAGAGGACTTGCGAGAAAGAAAACTGGTGAAAGTTGAGAAAGAGATAGTACAGGCTTACTGCACAATGAAGATGCTGATAGCCAAAGATCATATCAAGCAAATGTAAGTGAAGTTTTAAGGCAACTTTGTGTTGCCATTACCAATTCATATCTCTCGATAAGATTTATCACATTTCAATGACTAATTGAAAAGATCACCGActtcctttttcatcatctctttgaCCTGTGTGGATGAAATGGCAACAGTAAATAAACTCACAACTAATGACTCAAAGTTAATAAAGCAAAAATATTAGCGCAAGTAATCACAGGCGGGGAGTAATTTCTCAAAGAATCTACTTAATAAATTAGATGGAAATACCTGTTTGGCTGAAAGTCCAATATCCTTCAAATCATCAACCTGTGAgataaaagagaaggaaaaacaaaatggacggttaataattaaaaaataagtaGCAATTAATAAAGGTTTAGTAGAGTAAAAGAAACAGAACTTCTTTACTGTAAGAGATAAACACAAACAAGCAGGGGAATCACTTACACTCTTAAAAGGCTCTGGTGACTTTTCACGGAGTTGAAGGATATAGGTAGCTCTCTTCTCACCAATTCCCTGTATGGGTGCATAAAATTACTTCCTATAGTCTAATTGCTAGGAAAAATATATTGATTAAGAATATTGAAATTTCTACATACCTTCAATTTTTTCAACTCTTCCCTGTACAAAAGAGACATTAAAGGttagtttctttttctcttcttttttgtaattGTTTTTTAGTTGATATACAAGATAGATGGTGATATATAGCTACACCAAGTTATAAACAGATCATGGTAAAATCACATCTATGAGACTGTCATTTGCAATCCCTACACCTGAAAGTTCTCAAATGACATTGTTATGTCATTCAATTTGGCTGCTTAAGAGAAATGTTTCAAGATTCTCTATCTAAACGTGTCTTTCAATTTCAATATATTGTTAATAGTCATAGGTTCTCTAGAAGAGGCATGCCAAAGTATAGAAATATTATCTATAGCATATGAAGCCTCTACTTACTTGCTAGCTGAATTTAGAAAGTTAACATATCCTTGGACGAGGGACTTCTGCAGCAACAGAATTAATTTGGAATCAGCAATGGCAACAATAAATCGTGGTCATACGAAAAATAAATATGTGGAAGAAAAGATTCAACCTTCATTCCAGCACTACATGCGCTGAATCTTTCCCAAGGACTAGCTACCTCACATTTCCCATCAACTTTCACACTTCGCTCAGGAGTTTGTGGTTCCACGATGTCAAGAGGGGTTGGGGCATCATTCTTTGCAGGCATCTCTATGCATAATGGAGTTGATGAATAATAAAGCTGTTTGAGTTTATTTGATAATTCTTGTAATTGTGAACTAATTGGTGGGGATCCATCTTCATTGATGAGTGAACTGTGGTTTTCCTTATCTAAGTTGTGACCTGTAATGTAATCAAATATGAAAGTTACAGCCTAAGTATGACAATTATATCAAAAGCTCTCATGTCTGTAAAATTGGCTCtgaaattttaagtttaaatgTCAATACCTTCTCCAACAAAACCAAATGCAGTTGTGCCATGCATGATTATAGGGGTAACTTCTTCATAATCCTTTCCACCATGGACAGAGGAATCCTATGAAATTTGGTAAAAAACTGTTAAGGATTTGCAATCCCTATTTTagcaacaaaaggaaaaaaaaactgaagaagTTTTATGACCTTATGCGGTGTGCTACTTTTCTGTGTATCAGAAGCTAACAAAGGGAAAGCTTCCTGACAGGAAAATTTAGTGTTATTTCGAATTTTAAAGAACATCAAAAATAGAATCTTTAGTTTATTTAAATCTTAGAATGGTGAGTGTTACCTTTTCCCATGTAGAAGCAGATTCTGCATCCTTCTGAGCATCATCCGGCAACTTTTCCTGTAGATGATGGAAAATTATCAAACCTCGTGAAATGATTCCAGCAACACATAGCCAGTAGAAGTAACTGTACCTCTTCCTCTATCAAAGCTTCAGTAGTTGAAACGTTATCCAAGGAGGAACTTGCCTGCAGTGAAATCTTGAGCGCTTTATCAAAAGTTGCAAAAATCATGCTTATTTTATCATATAATGTCAATAATTGCTGGGCAAGATGCATTTGCTTCTCCTGATATGCTTAACAAACTTATATTTTCTAACAAACCATCCAAGTATGTTCATGTtagcttttcttcctttttgtaaGTGAGATCAATGAAAACTTTATTACTGAACATAAGTATAAAAAACATGTAAAATACCTTTTCAGACATCTTTTCAGGTTTGGCCAAATGACTTGCCTCATCAAATAATTTCCttcaaaaacaaaggaaatgaAATTTTAATCGGACAATTCAAATTATGCACAAAAGGCTGGCAAGAGGAAAAAAGATGCCTTTAGCTTGTTACACCTAGGCGAAATGCAAATACCTTGCTTTAATGGTAGAAACCATACTGTTGGATTTCTTCTCATAAAGGCGAACTCGGGAGCCAGTTTTTGTCGTATTACCAGAAACATTCCGACGTAACTGGCTCTTCTGTGAAGAAAGAATAGTTGGTCTTGCCGAATGATTGGTTTTCTTTATGGACTCTGGGACAGCTCTACTAACACCTTGACAGGCCCGAGATGCTAAGCTTAACATGTAAATTGAATCTTGGCAGAAAGATGGGTTCTGTATCCAGCAAATTTTAGGAAGTCAAATGATTGAAGACAAGTATGAAAACCCTAAATGGAATAACATCATAGAGTCAAAATGGTAAAGCCTTACCAGACAATTGATCATCAGAAGTCTTCCACTGCCACCCAAAGAATCACGTAACAAGTGAGTTAGTTTACTATCTCTGTACGGCACATGGCTTTCATTGTGATTCAAAGAATAAACAACACTTTGTAATGCATATAGGGCCTTATTGATCTTATTATTCTCAACCAAATTGAAGCCATCGGTACTCTTTCTTCTATCTTCATAACCTGATTAAGGAGACATCAACCATGAAGTTAAAACTAAATTCAATAACCATTAAAAACTCTGACATTTtagtttttgagaaatttcataACAAAAGATAACGAATAGTGATATGACTTTGGCAAAGAATTTAAGACCTGCCATATCAACAAAATTCATCTTGCCCACACAATCAGTATCTGACTTTGCACCATTGGGTGATACATGTACAGTTAAGCCCTTGTGACGCCGATGAGGAAATTCTGCTCCTATTTTCTGCAGAGGTTGACTATAACTAGGCCTACCcagaattaattttttaaattctgcAGTGGATTTCACCGGAACCTgaagaaatggaaaagaaaaaatgaggGAATGAAACATGACACAGAGACAATTAAACATAATTTTATCGGcaccaaaatttgaaaaaactaGTACTATAAATTGCCTGAGACAGTCCTTTAATTTTCCCTTGAGCATCCAGCAATATTGGAACTTCCAGCTGTTTTGGATCTAGAAGGTCATATACTCGGTCATGCAAAATCTCATAGAAAGATATGGTGACTGATTTTCCATTTTCGTTGGCCTTGGACAAAAGTTCAGCAATCGCTAGCACCGCTAAACCTGGTTTCTCTTCGGATCCCTTCAATATTAAACATCTTCATCAGCCAGTTACCGACTTTTCCCAGATACACAAAGTTATCTGCATGAGTAATATTATGAACAGAAGAGATGATAGATATTTGACCTGAATGACATATGTCTTTCCGCTACCCCTTGCTCCATAAGCAATGACAGTAGCATGATGCCCATAAAAAACTCCAGAAATCAGGGGCTCTAtttctcttttaaaaaaaaattcgttGTCTTCATTTTCCTCATAGCAGTAATCCAATTCCCAGGACTCTTTACGACTGCAAGAACACAAAGTGTAATGCCATGCATAGCTACTGAAGTCGGTTTAACCACTCTGAGTAGTCTAATCAATTTCATTGAAGAAAGGAAAATGAAATCCTGTATTACTTTTTCACACTTACAaagagaacaacaaaaaaaaggatTTTGCTATCAAAACAAAGGTCCCAAATAAGCCAAGACtcaactttttacttttttcttcCCCTGCCTTTCTTATCAAACAAACAGATGGATCAAAGGGCTTGACAAATTAAAAAGCACAAATGTCTTAGTTTGGTTTTCTAGAACACCAGAAAAATGTAAAAGATACAGTAATTAGGACGTACTAATTGTTGTTACTCCTATGCCTTCTCctgaaatttagaaaaaaaaattgtttagatTAATCAGGATAataaacatcattttttttttcttctctctttagcTTCTTCAAATTCAGGCGTACAGATAGTTCATCATTCGCCCCCCTAGAACGTGCTTGGTCTGAAGGAGATAATGATGTAATCCAATCATGTAGAGTAAAGATTTCAATTCTCTAACTTCTCCGCTTGTTTTCCATACCTTTGGTAACCAAAGAATACATATTCTCCACTATAATGAAGATTTTGCAAACCCCAAAATTATCCGAAACGTCTGCATGACAATTTCAGCTTCCAAAGAGAGCATAGATACCTCTTAGTGCTGTTCAAGATTTCGTTTGAAGcaaagaaattacaaacaatcaAACCAAACATCAAAGGGACAGTTCCTTAAATTTAGGTCAAAATTCAACTTTAGCCACTTATCTTAGCCTTTCTTTCACTTTTCCAGAAACCAAACACGCGGCAATATCTCCTCTGTGTCAAGGAAACATCGCAAGAAAAGTGAGAATCACGAAACAAAGACATATGAGAAGTGATTTACCTTGCCGATTTGTCCGCCAAAGAGATTGTCACGCTCTCAGAAGCGTCTCCCTTGGCCTTATGAACCAAAATCCAAGGCGTCGCTGCTGCCTCTGAAGTAGACCCAACCTCCAGATCCGAAAAACTTCTTATCTTGGCCACAACTCGAACCTTCCGTCCCTGGTTCATCAACTTGGCCCGCGGGGTTGTTGGTGTAGCCATGAAAAAGGGGCAAGAGAAGATAGCTTTGAGTCTGATGAAATTTTCGATCGCAAGAGAGAGACACTCCGCTTGATTTGGTTAGTTTCTTTGGGAAATAGCCGTTATAGCTTTCAAATTTCGACTGCCTCAGCCTGGCGCTCCTCTGACGCTCTCCAAACAGAACGTATACAGTAGTAATAAATTAGCATCAAGGGCATTTTTGTCCAACCGAACGATCCATAAAACGGTGCATTTCGTTTGTGGTCCACTGCACTGGCGGGCTCAGTGAAAAATCTTTGCCAATGTAAAAGCTAAGCTATTTTTATTCTCTGTCTTAATTTTCTCCCCAACAGTGAAAAATCTGCTCGTGTGTTAAAACATGTGAGCATTGGGTGAAAATTGACGACTCTTTCACAGGGTGACTGAGTTGGAAATTAGTAACTAAAAGTTGCATGACTGCCTTATAAAAAGGTCGCAAGTAGCAACAACTAGGATTTTCAAATTGAAGTTCTTTTTTATTGACAAGATGGATAAAAATGTCatacaatccaaaaatcataTCGCAAACATGCGTCAacatattgaaaagaaaagaaaagaaatactaGTGCTATATACTATGAAGTGTAAAAGAAGCTAAAAGAGTGAAGTTTACGCAGTCAGCACACATTGCAGCTCTTCCTACATGTACCATAATAATCAGGGGAACCTATCATAAACACAGGGTTCCTTTGGCATTCTCCGATAGCGGCCCACTGGAAGCAATTGTCATCCTCATCAGTGCAATCACGGTCATCTGATTCAACGGAGACCTTTCTCCCATCAGCGGCTCTGACAAAAAATAACTTAAAAGCATACCACATATCACCATTAAGGACAGGGCATCTAACATGAGCGCTACTGGTATCAGGAGATGCGTTGGGATGGCGAGTGAAGAAGAGAATTGCATTCCCCTTGATGGGTCTCAGGATATTACTAGTCTTTGCACAATCGGACCAGATCTTCTTCTTCGGCTGCCATAGTATGAATTGAGGGTGATGAGCATAGGTAAGTTTGGAGGATAAAAAAGCTATGAGATGATTCACCCCTCACCTCTGAATTGGGGAACAGAATTTCACCACCTTGAGTAACATTTGACAGATATAAAACAACTGTTGCCAGCAAAGGTTCACTCGATCTTAACTTGGATTTATTACCATAGTAATCAAACTTCTGTTCTGCCTTCTCAAGACCATAATGCATGACCACTGGAGGTTTGCCATTCCCTGACGGGCAGTAATTATAAGGTTATTAAAGAGAAACTACAGAAATGCTTCAATTCCAATAATAATAAAGGACTAGACAGCCGTACTTAGACAAGGAATGGCCAAGAGATGAGGAAGATACCTTTGGGAATGAAAGTCCACGCTGAAATTCTTTCCTGGACCCTTGTGACCTTGTCATCCTAGAAACAGAATAGCATCATTGTGAATAGCTGACAAATTACAAGTAGTCTGACAATGCATTATTTTAGAATGAATTACCAGAGGAATTCAAGGGGCATGCTAGTAAAAGTTCTACCTCAGTCCACATTTAGGAGTTTGTTAGAGAGCCAAATCAATAAAAGATGGCCAAACAGGATTGAAGTCAAAGATAATGACAATTGACTAAAAACTATCCAAGGAAACAGTGACAAACTGTGTTAAATTGCGGACCTGGGATAATTAGAAAGGGTTCGATGGTTGGAAAAAACAAAGTTACAGCTAAAAGAAGAGAATGTACAGCATAATAAAGTCCACATTGCTACAAATTTCTATCTACCCCAATGCACAGGATATGTAAGAGATGGATCATAGAAGCAAGGAAAAAACATCAGAGATCACCTCTTCATCTAAAGGGGTTTCTGAACTTGAAAATATACCATTCATCCCAATGCTTCCTGACCCGTCTTCATCTCCCCGAGTTGTTTTTTTGGAACCTCGTGCCTAAGGCCAACATTACTACATTAGTGATTCAAACTAATTTGACAATCAGACGATAGAATGGAAAGAATTAGACAATAGTTTACCAATGAAATTAGGTGATCACACTCCTCATCTGACAGAAAACCTTCATACAAGAACACCCTAATGCAAGAAAATACATCAAGTTTGATTAAGTAACCCTCTGATAGTCCGATGGCACATAGTAGCATAATTAGGTAAAGTGTAGTAATCTTAAGAAATCTTGTATAATTCCAGAAAAAACTTCactggtttttcaaaaatgacaGCCCCCTTCATTGTTAAGCATAGGAGCCTTACATGCATCATCTACCATAAGAATGAATGAGCATCAAGTTTATCGAAGTACCTGACCTTGGTTGCCAAGAGAGTTGGACAACTCGTGATGGGTCAACTCTGTTGTTCCTGATTGAGAGCCCCAATTGTATGACAGGGTCATGGTTTGACTCTTTATCCCGTAATTCCTTTCGGCTACTGACAAAAAGATGGTGAAGCCAATTCGTTATGAAAGAACAAGGCAAATATCGTTGAAGACAACCCTTCCCTCAGCACATGAAGGGCATTATTCCAAAATTCAGCAACTCAGAGTAATGCAAGAGTCAAAAACTGGAATAATGTGCATTTCACGGACAAAATCATGTAGGTACCTGAAACTGAAAGGAAAtatttccccccccccccccaaaaaaaaaaaaaacaaaatcacccATGAACGAAAATCACAACTCTGAATTATACACCACGAATTGTCAATCCCAAACAAGGAATTGCCAAAATTACAATAGAcctaaaaaggaaaacaaaacaatgTTTCAAAAACTAAATGAAACATAGCTTAAAGTTGGGGAATCGATGACAATGAATATACATCAGAACAAAACAGTAATGtagcataaaaattaaaaacaaaaaaagcagTAGCGCAGAATAGCCCAGATCGAGAAAATCAGCAAATCCGTACGAGTTTCATTGAATCATAAATTTGAGAATGATGCGTAGATTAAATATCTGCTACCATCaattaaatgaataaatcatGCGTGCAAGGAGGAAATTACGAAGAGCTTCATCTACCTTTCAGTCGAAGAGAACAACAATGGGCTCGTAACCGCCaataaaagaagataaagaagagAAGCCATCACTACGACACCCCAGAGAGTGTTAGGGATGAAAGATCAGATCCAACGGAATTTTCGTGCCAAAACTGGGAAAGAGTGTTCCGTATTTCTTTTGAACTTGGTGTTTACTTTAGGAGATCCGGCGGAGCATGAAAGCTCATACTGCTTCGtttcttggtccaacaatccaatgtggacctttatgGTTCTGAGTCTTCTGACTTCTgaaaagattttgaaaaaaaacccTATATTTTTAGGAATATTTCTTATTTACAATCTTATgctttatatttaattttttttaataaataatgatGCTTTATTTACCATCTATGGGAATACTCAGTTACTCACATTCTGTCGATTTATCCACTCACATAGGATTGTCTGATTCTTCATTCTATAAATGTTAGAAAGTGTCaaaaaccaggaaaaaaaaaagaagaaaaaaagagacaaaaatataTTGTAAGTATATAATGCTGCAATCTTGGTAAACTTAAGCAGATAATGTTGCATTGTTCTCTATGTAATTTACCTCCATAaccaaataaatcaaaaagaaaaatttgACTGGAAACAGTGCAAATGACTCTAAGAATGCCAATTGCCACAAACTCATTCTTTGGCGTGTACAAAGCAGCAATCGTCTTCTCCTACTTTGCCGAACAAACTATGAAAGTTTTCTTTGATATCAGTTCGTTATTGACACCCCATTTCCATCAACTAACAGTGGTGGGTGGAAGTATGAATATTACATTGCTCGCTCATCAGCAGGAAAAGCTGGCAAAAACAATTATTTGTGCAATTAGGAGGAAACAAAATTGAGAATGTTCATGTTTTGAACTTCTGAGTGATCTTCTCTACACCTTCCCTGCAGTCTATTGCTAACCTTTTTGCGCCTTCCTTCACAGCCGAATTCAACTCTGTTGTGCTTCGTTGCCAATCTTGCACTGATTCTCTCGCCTTCAAGATGGTGGTATGTTTGAGTTCGTTGGCTCTTGCACTGGTCTTGCATGCCCATTGCTTCAAATCTGAAATGAGAGAGAGTATTTTCTGGATGATCTTATCAATTATCCCTCTAGATTTCCCTTTGACATCATTTGCAATTACCCTGAGCTTTTCCACCAAATTTTCAGCCCTGCTGACGGTTCCTTTTACCGAGAATTGCTTTCCAGCATTGAGCCATGTAACACCTGCAGAGCTCTCTTCACGGAGGTCACTGTCAACGACTACCTTGATGCCATGCCTCTCCCAACGATCTCTAGCTTCCTCAAGCGCCTTTGCTTGTTCTCTCGCTCGTTTTGCCTCATCTTCAGCCCAAGTCCTAGTAGAGAAGATGGGCATGAAGGTAAATGGATAAAACACAAGGGCCAAAAAAAGCAGGTTTTAGCATAATCTGTTATTTGTTCTAATGCGAAATACAAACCCATGACAGTAATCGTTGGCTCCATCAACAATTGACAGCATATCAGAATTTGAACTAATGTTAGATCCATTTATATACTTTTTTTGTATGCAAAAAACTTCAAAACATAATACCTTATGATATTAACGAAGTACGCACATTTTTTGATGTGTATCATTACTTCATTTTAGCACTGAATATCAATCTTAACCATTTATGACTGTTTTTGTGATAGAGAAGCATTCAAAACCTCACCTGGCCATGGACAAAGCTTTTCTCTCGACTTCCAGCTCATACTGCAACCTGGCAATCTCTTGGTTTTCATTTTCTACTTCTTGTCGAAGTTTGCTAATTCTTTCCTTTTCATAAGATATCTCTACCTTGTTATTCATTAGGCTTTGCAACTGCTCCTCAACCTCACACCTTAGCCTTGAGAGAACTTCCATTTCTGAATCGATAGCAGCACGCTCCCTCATTAGGGCAATATTAtcctcctctctcctctctcttaacCTTTCTAATTCTCGTCTTGCCTCTTCAGTCATTTTCTCTACAGCGTCAACCCTCTCTCTTTCCATGGAAAGCTCCTTCTCAAAATTAGCATTGACATCCTCCTCAACTTGAGCTACAAGAGCACTATGTGCATCAACGGCATTTTCTGCCATAGATTCTGCTTCAATACGTGCTAGCTCCTCACTAACTATGTCAGAAGCTTCACCTGTTGCAAGAGCAACAGCTGCTTGTGCTTTTGTAACTGGCTTATCCGGCTGAAATAGTCTTGTACAACCTATAATCAAAAAGATTTTTAGGGGGCACGTTTAGCATAGGCATGTCAACTATTAGATTTATTACCTAACTTCAAAAGGACTCACCAATGGCAAGTGCTATTATTCCCTGTTCACCTGTAGCTAAGTCAGCTACAAGTGCAGGCCATGCATCTGGATTTATCTTATCAATATCGACAAATCCAGAGTTCTCATACAAGATCTGTACAAGAAGATCAAGgtataagaaaagtaaaatttaGTCAATCATGCTGACACGTTCAATTAAAAAGATAAACCAAGTTTAAATCACATAAACCTTTTTATCGGCTTCAGGGAGTTGTCGATTCTCTAAAGCCAGCTTCCAACTTACAAGACCCTGGCGTGACAGAGGGCTGCAGTATATCAACTTGATGAGCAAATGAGAGAAAAGAGGAAATAATAGGCGAATAGAAGACATAAACTTCAATCAAagacattatttttatttttttatggcacaaaGAACTAACACATTATTTGATTTCTATAGAATtgtcaaattttttgttttgcttgacaGTGGAAATGGGGGTTACAAATTCACCTTCGGAATATGGTTCTAACCACCTAGACTAGGTGGCCACCTCGTATTTTGCCTAAATGAAACCAGCAAGAGTAAATGAACAACTGTAGCAGGACAGTTCAGATCCAACATTACACAAGCCCAAACAccattaaatataattttaaaagaaCAAACACTGTAAAGTACAACAATAACTGGTTTCTGATTAGTACATTTAGACAAGTGATTCAACCATGGAATAGTTTCCATCCACCAACAGATAGCAGAATCAGGGAGGAAGTTCATAACAAGGAAAACTAATGATCTAACAGAATTAGAGTAGGATTATCGCTGTGTAATGCTTGTATGCACCTTTCAGGAGAGAAGTAGAATGGACTTTCAT
Proteins encoded in this region:
- the LOC119985738 gene encoding kinesin-like protein KIN-10C isoform X2, which codes for MATPTTPRAKLMNQGRKVRVVAKIRSFSDLEVGSTSEAAATPWILVHKAKGDASESVTISLADKSASRKESWELDYCYEENEDNEFFFKREIEPLISGVFYGHHATVIAYGARGSGKTYVIQGSEEKPGLAVLAIAELLSKANENGKSVTISFYEILHDRVYDLLDPKQLEVPILLDAQGKIKGLSQVPVKSTAEFKKLILGRPSYSQPLQKIGAEFPHRRHKGLTVHVSPNGAKSDTDCVGKMNFVDMAGYEDRRKSTDGFNLVENNKINKALYALQSVVYSLNHNESHVPYRDSKLTHLLRDSLGGSGRLLMINCLNPSFCQDSIYMLSLASRACQGVSRAVPESIKKTNHSARPTILSSQKSQLRRNVSGNTTKTGSRVRLYEKKSNSMVSTIKARKLFDEASHLAKPEKMSEKASSSLDNVSTTEALIEEEEKLPDDAQKDAESASTWEKEAFPLLASDTQKSSTPHKDSSVHGGKDYEEVTPIIMHGTTAFGFVGEGHNLDKENHSSLINEDGSPPISSQLQELSNKLKQLYYSSTPLCIEMPAKNDAPTPLDIVEPQTPERSVKVDGKCEVASPWERFSACSAGMKKSLVQGYVNFLNSASKEELKKLKGIGEKRATYILQLREKSPEPFKSVDDLKDIGLSAKQVKEMMKKEVGDLFN
- the LOC119985738 gene encoding kinesin-like protein KIN-10C isoform X1 yields the protein MATPTTPRAKLMNQGRKVRVVAKIRSFSDLEVGSTSEAAATPWILVHKAKGDASESVTISLADKSARRRHRSNNNYRKESWELDYCYEENEDNEFFFKREIEPLISGVFYGHHATVIAYGARGSGKTYVIQGSEEKPGLAVLAIAELLSKANENGKSVTISFYEILHDRVYDLLDPKQLEVPILLDAQGKIKGLSQVPVKSTAEFKKLILGRPSYSQPLQKIGAEFPHRRHKGLTVHVSPNGAKSDTDCVGKMNFVDMAGYEDRRKSTDGFNLVENNKINKALYALQSVVYSLNHNESHVPYRDSKLTHLLRDSLGGSGRLLMINCLNPSFCQDSIYMLSLASRACQGVSRAVPESIKKTNHSARPTILSSQKSQLRRNVSGNTTKTGSRVRLYEKKSNSMVSTIKARKLFDEASHLAKPEKMSEKASSSLDNVSTTEALIEEEEKLPDDAQKDAESASTWEKEAFPLLASDTQKSSTPHKDSSVHGGKDYEEVTPIIMHGTTAFGFVGEGHNLDKENHSSLINEDGSPPISSQLQELSNKLKQLYYSSTPLCIEMPAKNDAPTPLDIVEPQTPERSVKVDGKCEVASPWERFSACSAGMKKSLVQGYVNFLNSASKEELKKLKGIGEKRATYILQLREKSPEPFKSVDDLKDIGLSAKQVKEMMKKEVGDLFN
- the LOC119985740 gene encoding probable prolyl 4-hydroxylase 12 isoform X1 codes for the protein MASLLYLLLLAVTSPLLFSSTESSRKELRDKESNHDPVIQLGLSIRNNRVDPSRVVQLSWQPRVFLYEGFLSDEECDHLISLARGSKKTTRGDEDGSGSIGMNGIFSSSETPLDEEDDKVTRVQERISAWTFIPKGNGKPPVVMHYGLEKAEQKFDYYGNKSKLRSSEPLLATVVLYLSNVTQGGEILFPNSEPKKKIWSDCAKTSNILRPIKGNAILFFTRHPNASPDTSSAHVRCPVLNGDMWYAFKLFFVRAADGRKVSVESDDRDCTDEDDNCFQWAAIGECQRNPVFMIGSPDYYGTCRKSCNVC
- the LOC119985740 gene encoding probable prolyl 4-hydroxylase 12 isoform X2, producing the protein MASLLYLLLLAVTSPLLFSSTESRKELRDKESNHDPVIQLGLSIRNNRVDPSRVVQLSWQPRVFLYEGFLSDEECDHLISLARGSKKTTRGDEDGSGSIGMNGIFSSSETPLDEEDDKVTRVQERISAWTFIPKGNGKPPVVMHYGLEKAEQKFDYYGNKSKLRSSEPLLATVVLYLSNVTQGGEILFPNSEPKKKIWSDCAKTSNILRPIKGNAILFFTRHPNASPDTSSAHVRCPVLNGDMWYAFKLFFVRAADGRKVSVESDDRDCTDEDDNCFQWAAIGECQRNPVFMIGSPDYYGTCRKSCNVC
- the LOC119985895 gene encoding uncharacterized protein LOC119985895 isoform X2 — translated: MVGSLFSGAVGAGLAGVMLVAGLTFAALSMCKRGISKSKLQMEPLTNQQEALLATDETEKLEEGRGGSRNLKEDDSGPNRRKGIDKDLATSHASNKASSENRLEMDNENSSINDVHRTSSGSDAYNNHSDEESLRHESALDDRSAVPDIIQDQLPEPKVEEDSNFPLDSPSSAVLELSEPEAVIVSVHSKLDSVFETLVNNDLEMVTSPSTKESIGMGKASQASTKDNISSQEFHNVNESGSFRMTGVSESAYPFKNENSINVDNNMGRSKLPTPGNSFSSVGIPAPSVVSAALQVHPGKVLVPAVVDQIQGQALAALQVLKVIEADVQAGDLCTRREYARWLVSASNALSRNTMSKVYPAMYIENVTELAFDDITPEDPDFTSIQGLAEAGLISSKLSRRDLLSSSSEDESPFYFSPESPLSRQGLVSWKLALENRQLPEADKKILYENSGFVDIDKINPDAWPALVADLATGEQGIIALAIGCTRLFQPDKPVTKAQAAVALATGEASDIVSEELARIEAESMAENAVDAHSALVAQVEEDVNANFEKELSMERERVDAVEKMTEEARRELERLRERREEDNIALMRERAAIDSEMEVLSRLRCEVEEQLQSLMNNKVEISYEKERISKLRQEVENENQEIARLQYELEVERKALSMARTWAEDEAKRAREQAKALEEARDRWERHGIKVVVDSDLREESSAGVTWLNAGKQFSVKGTVSRAENLVEKLRVIANDVKGKSRGIIDKIIQKILSLISDLKQWACKTSARANELKHTTILKARESVQDWQRSTTELNSAVKEGAKRLAIDCREGVEKITQKFKT